The sequence below is a genomic window from Aureispira sp. CCB-E.
ATACGCCAAGTCGTTGCGCAAACAGGTAATGTAAAACTAGTCTCTCCCGATGGAGGAGCACTAAAAAAAATCTATAAAGTTGCCGCTGCTTTAGGAGGTATGGACGTTGTAGAAGGGTCTAAATCTAGGGATGTAAAAACTGGTCAACTATCGGGCTTTAAAGTTTATTCTGATGATTTAGAGGGTGCCGATTGTCTTGTTGTCGATGATATTTGTGATGGTGGAGGTACGTTTATGGGATTGGCGACAGAACTAAAAAATAAAAATGCAGGAAAACTATATTTGGCAGTTAGTCATGGCATTTTCAGCAAGGGACTGAGCGACTTAGCTCAATATTATGATGTTATTTTCACTACAAATTCTATTCGTACGATGGATGCCCATCCTCAACTAGTTCAAATAAACTTAGACAATGGCTTGCTATAGCAAAAAAATGCCTAAACAAGATTAAAAAAATTTAAAAACAATAAAATAGAAGACAATGAATCCATTATTATATACTGACGGATATAAAGTAGACCACAGAAGACAATACCCTGATAATACATCGCTTGTCTATTCCAACTGGACACCTAGAAAAAGTAGGATAAAAGGCATTGATCAAGTTGTTTTCTTTGGTTTACAATATTTTATCAAAAAATATATCTTAGAAGATTTTCAACGCAACTTTTTTGACCAACCTAAGGACAAGATCATCCAACAATATGCTCGTAGAATCAACAACTATTTAGGACCTAACTCCGTAGGAACAGAGCACATAGCAGCCTTACACGACTTGGGTTATATCCCCATGGTTATAAAAGCATTGCCAGAAGGAGTCAGTGTTCCTATCCGTGTGCCAATGTTTACCATGTACAATACAAAACCTGAGTTTTTTTGGTTGACAAATTATTTTGAGACACTACTATCTGCTACGGTTTGGATGCCTTGTACTTCTGCTACTTTGGCAAAAAAATATCGTCAAATTTTAGATAAGTATGCACAAGAAACAGCCAGTGACCTTAGTTTTGTAGATTGGCAAGGACACGACTTTTCTATGCGTGGAATGGCGGGTTTAGAAGCTGGAATGATGTCTTCAGCAGGACATTTACTAAGCTTTACGGGTACCGATACCATTCCTACTATTGATTTTTTGGAGCATTACTACAATGCCGATTCGGACAAAGAATTGGTGGGAGGTAGTGTTGCTGCAACAGAACATTCTGTCATGTGTATGGGAACCAATTCTGGCGAATTAGAAACATTTGAACGTCTAGTGACAGAGATTTATCCCAATGGAGTTGTATCTATTGTATCAGATACTTGGGATTTGTGGAAGGTGCTGACAGAATATCTTCCTGCCTTAAAAGCTAAAATTTTGGCTAGAGATGGAAAAGTCGTTATTCGTCCTGATAGTGGTGATCCTGTTGATATTATCTGCGGTAATCCAAATGGTAAAACGGCTATTGAGCGTAAAGGAGTTGTTGAAAGTCTGTGGGAAACATTTGGAGGAACCACTAATTCCAAAGGGTACAAAGAATTAGATCCGCATATTGGAGCTATTTATGGTGATAGCATTACTTTAGAACGTGCTACTCAAATTTGTGAGCGTCTAAAACAAAAAGGGTTTGCTTCTACCAATGTCGTGCTAGGAATTGGTTCTTTTACTTATCAATACAATACAAGAGATACCTTTGGTTTTGCGATGAAAGCGACCTATGGTGAAGTAGATGGCGTAGGACGAGAAATTTTTAAGGACCCTATCACTGATGATGGAACCAAAAAATCAGCAAAAGGTCTCATCAAAGTCATCAAAGAAAATGGTACCTATACGTTGGTCGATCAAGTCAGTTGGGAAGAAGAGCAAAAAGGGGCCATGCAAGAGGTATTTAGAGACGGAAAATTATTAATTGATTGGAGTTTACAAGAAATTCGTACAACTCTAAAAAATTTCTAATTCAACACAGCCTCATAACTAATTGACTTACTGAGCAAAAATTCTATTCAGATAGGATTTTTGCTTTTTTTATGGGAAAAATCCTACAACAACACCAACTTACAAAAAACTAATTAACAAAACATTACACATCCTAAAATATCGCCTTTAATATTCAAAAATGAGAAATTCACAACTTATTGTTTTTGAATAGGTTAAACAGGTCAATTAGCTTTGTATAAATTCATAATCACTTAATTTATATAAACTATGAAAAAAATCTTGTATCTTTTTTGTGTGTTAGGAGTTACTCTTGCCTGTTCTAAGCAAGAATCAACTAACCTAACCAACAACGTCCCACAGGCAAGAAACAGTTCAGCTGATGTGGTTTATTATTACAAAGGGAAAACTTATCCCTTGCATTTCTTAGAAGGCAATACAGGAAACTTTGTTGAAGATGAAAATTTAGAAGCTCTAGAACTAGCCACCAAAGGCAAACCTCTAACTAGCTTTGAATTTTCTTATCACCCTTCCAATCATCATTTCTTATTTGACTCTGAATTTGAGGCATACGACTATGTCGAGAAAAATGGCTATCCCCTTATTGGTCGAAAATTTAAACTCACACACCGAATTGATGAATTAAGAACTTTATTACTCAACAAGTATGGAGAACATTTGGACTTTAACAATCCTAACATTTACACCGAGGCTTTACAACATATTAAGGACATCTATACCGAACTAAAAATTGCCAATGACTTGCCCAAACGAATAGAAGACTTTATTGGTAAAAAAGAAGCCCATAAAAATCAACGATCTGGTCCTTTAATGCAGGTATTTGTACACGATAATATGCAAGGCAATATGCTCGACATAGAAACAGCACCAAATACAGTTACTTGGACACATGGAGCTTGGGGCTGCTATAGAACAACAGCCAACCCTGACTTATCAAAGGAGTTCCAAGCCAATGGAAATAATTGGGATGGTTGTATTTCTTCATACTGTTGTAACTATGTAGACGGCGCAAGAGCTGTTTGTTATGCTTTATACAAAGATTCTCATTATGCACAATATAGTTGTAGTAGACATAAAATGGTTATCAATGTAGGCATGGGCATCACAGAGTCTTGTATTTCTTCTCTAACAAATAGACCTTGGGCTGGTATATGTGGTCATATGAATGATCAGATTTCTAGTATTCGTATAAAAGTGGCTTGGCAAGGATGCAATCTTGACTGGAGTGATTTATAAATTTAGATATTATATGATGAAAAAGATATTATTTACCGTCCTTATTCTGCATCTTTTGATATTAAATCTTAAGGCACAGCACAAGATCAGTGCTTATGGGGGATGGACAGCTTCTAAAATACAGACCTTTTATAGTTCTGATGCGAAAAAACACACAGTAGATGACGATTTATTTGTCCTTCCAATATTACATAGCCCTTACCTTAGTTTTGAATATGAATATGACTGGAAACAATTAAGATTATCAACAGGAATTTC
It includes:
- the prs gene encoding ribose-phosphate diphosphokinase codes for the protein MNLNLDPLFTPLGKENSIQFQSFTFSGGEPHIKIQSDLKLVDEVTITHRINSFNDMGLLLIAVDALQRSGIKAINLIIPYFPAARQDRVMVTGEALSVKVYAELINNLALKQVTIYDAHSEVAIALLQNCNAVTNHAFIRQVVAQTGNVKLVSPDGGALKKIYKVAAALGGMDVVEGSKSRDVKTGQLSGFKVYSDDLEGADCLVVDDICDGGGTFMGLATELKNKNAGKLYLAVSHGIFSKGLSDLAQYYDVIFTTNSIRTMDAHPQLVQINLDNGLL
- a CDS encoding nicotinate phosphoribosyltransferase — translated: MNPLLYTDGYKVDHRRQYPDNTSLVYSNWTPRKSRIKGIDQVVFFGLQYFIKKYILEDFQRNFFDQPKDKIIQQYARRINNYLGPNSVGTEHIAALHDLGYIPMVIKALPEGVSVPIRVPMFTMYNTKPEFFWLTNYFETLLSATVWMPCTSATLAKKYRQILDKYAQETASDLSFVDWQGHDFSMRGMAGLEAGMMSSAGHLLSFTGTDTIPTIDFLEHYYNADSDKELVGGSVAATEHSVMCMGTNSGELETFERLVTEIYPNGVVSIVSDTWDLWKVLTEYLPALKAKILARDGKVVIRPDSGDPVDIICGNPNGKTAIERKGVVESLWETFGGTTNSKGYKELDPHIGAIYGDSITLERATQICERLKQKGFASTNVVLGIGSFTYQYNTRDTFGFAMKATYGEVDGVGREIFKDPITDDGTKKSAKGLIKVIKENGTYTLVDQVSWEEEQKGAMQEVFRDGKLLIDWSLQEIRTTLKNF